One Gossypium hirsutum isolate 1008001.06 chromosome A11, Gossypium_hirsutum_v2.1, whole genome shotgun sequence genomic window carries:
- the LOC107923855 gene encoding protein REVEILLE 5 isoform X1, whose translation MVSVSPNPAPGFYFFDPMNMGLPGLSSLRPANAVAPPPPTTGSPYLEDPSKKIRKPYTITKSRESWTEQEHDKFLEALQLFDRDWKKIEAFVGSKTVIQIRSHAQKYFLKAQKNGATEHVPPPRPKRKSAHPYPQKAPKNAAVVPQVVGPFQSSSALLESGYTYRLDSSSVLEKPIAKGAWSSRGYDSVPPVTVSQRTKDDATFAGPNIAPNCCYSSSKESTPSIWSFGETIAQGDHRKQSRVVPDFSQVYTFLGSVFDPGASGHLQILKQMDRINVETVVLLMRNLATNLKSPEFEDQRRLLSTYDAESRGG comes from the exons ATGGTGTCCGTGAGCCCCAACCCGGCTCCTGGGTTTTACTTTTTCGATCCCATGAATATGGGTCTTCCTGGTCTTAGTTCTCTGCGGCCTGCCAACGCGGTGGCGCCTCCTCCCCCTACTACCGGTTCGCCGTATTTGGAGGATCCGAGTAAGAAGATCCGGAAGCCTTACACTATTACCAAGTCGAGAGAAAGCTGGACTGAGCAGGAGCACGATAAGTTTCTCGAAGCTCTTCAATT ATTTGATCGTGATTGGAAGAAGATTGAAGCATTTGTTGGGTCCAAGACAGTAATCcaa ATCCGTAGCCATGCACAAAAGTATTTCCTTAAGGCTCAAAAAAATGGGGCAACTGAACATGTACCTCCCCCTCGGCCAAAAAGGAAATCAGCTCATCCGTACCCACAAAAAGCTCCCAAAAATG CTGCTGTTGTACCCCAAGTGGTTGGACCGTTTCAATCTTCATCTGCCTTGCTTGAATCTGGTTATACCTACAGACTAGATTCATCATCAGTGCTTGAAAAGCCAATTGCTAAGGGAGCTTGGTCTTCCAGGGGTTACGACTCTGTCCCACCTGTCACTGTTTCTCAACGGACTAAAG ATGATGCAACATTTGCTGGACCAAATATTGCGCCCAATTGCTGTTACAGTAGTAGTAAGGAAAGCACTCCCAGTATTTGGTCATTTGGTGAAACAATTGCCCAAGGGGATCATAGGAAGCAATCTAGAG TTGTGCCAGATTTTTCTCAGGTGTACACTTTCCTTGGCAGtgtctttgaccccggtgcaAGTGGGCACTTGCAGATATTGAAGCAGATGGACCGAATAAATGTGGAAACA GTGGTGTTGTTGATGAGAAATCTTGCTACCAATTTGAAAAGCCCCGAGTTTGAGGATCAA AGAAGGTTGCTTTCAACGTATGATGCAGAGTCCAGAGGAGGTTAA
- the LOC107923854 gene encoding uncharacterized protein isoform X1: protein MSLENEGQHSLDQPADTSKEPQKKPRISYTRDFLLSLSELDVCKNLPLGFDHSILSDFEDTSQDRQRIPGTLSGYRRNEYSSSPPTRGDYSRGIHGRWDSRSSGKSDRDSDTQSDWDSDHGRRHGNQSRRSWQGPDHDGLLGSGSFPRPSGYMAGASGPKVRANDQYHLNRSNEPYHPPRPYKAVPHSRRETKDSYNDETFGSAEFTSEDRAEEERKRRASFESWRKEQQKAFQEKKINPERRKDDFDISELLKDSKGDKGVANRNKESDESIPASNIVSDKTSLHSQTPASRPLVPPGFTSTVLERNVGTKSSMHSHSSQVGSSEIDGNLSESKGSLLINGISDDLLGKHSKQCEEETLSEQRLESKNIHLLDNIKSVKAPNTPSALDKFNDTISKDSQIYKSSSLSEAFIAPGNGEVTELDSKKLVADKIVTETNQDGSISILDKLFGTAVTANGGGSTNITAPNDSNTDETWASDNSHSSKFAHLFLDEEKKPTDDFSLGRPKDLLSFIQGGEKGGSHDRIATRHVEANFPFENSEPADGHVISNLMSPRIENSEQSWNIKDVNKLAAVPTVLTCEDLEKSILSEGTENDPRLPPAIEGRKIADVKCEKQEVIIDNHASQHLLSLLQNKTSVKNIVSPSNLDVGSPERVHTVETASVDMAPCDSIDTNAENASSSGKSLTLETLFGSAFMKELQSVGAPASIQRASTDSARVDISESNWLPPHVTDDSLLPSAGHIVSNRTNFEKNILPFTQRERMKSDGIEEHLLGYNDAPSAADSSRIRAGLGSKLGGFDGSAEIGLPEEDSLLGVSSPVKLQNFMAGSAKSELLPSQETPIDVAEKLVALKAIFQDERPVVGGKEGPVFLPGPYDMRDPDIPSLNVQRSSPLLRPQLNHGGPMLHPLDSHRSNIGSQVKFVAPEGMIHHDAPPNHHLPANMLHPLHHPSSGLTGFDPPIHHPMLQQMHIPGNFPPIMQRGIPCVPPLAPHSTNQMAGLLPELNPMHGFPLGHGHRQPQPNFAGLGMPPGNDVGSGSHHPEALQRLIEMELRSKSKQMGPFGAPGHSQGQGMYGHEPDMGFQYR, encoded by the exons ATGAGCTTAGAAAATGAAGGACAGCATTCCTTAGATCAGCCTGCGGATACCAGTAAGGAACCTCAAAA GAAACCAAGAATTTCATACACCAGAGACTTTTTATTGTCATTGAGTGAACTGGATGTTTGCAAAAATTTACCCCTGGGTTTTGATCATTCAATTTTGAG TGACTTTGAGGATACATCACAAGATCGTCAAAGAATTCCTGGCACCTTGTCAGGTTATAGACGTAATGAATATAGTTCTTCACCACCTACAAGAGGAGACTATTCCCGGGGCATTCATGGACGATGGGACAGCCGTTCTAGTGGAAAGAGTGATAGAGACAGTGATACTCAATCTGATTGGGACTCTG ATCATGGAAGACGCCATGGTAATCAATCCCGGCGGTCTTGGCAAGGTCCTGATCATGATGGGCTTTTGGGGAGTGGTTCTTTTCCTAGACCGTCTGGATATATGGCAGGAGCTTCTGGTCCAAAGGTTCGAGCTAATGACCAATACCATCTTAATAGAAGTAATGAGCCATACCATCCACCTCGCCCCTATAAG GCTGTACCTCATTCAAGGAGGGAAACTAAGGACTCATATAATGATGAAACATTTGGTTCCGCTGAGTTCACTAGTGAAGATAGAGCAGAAGAGGAAAGAAAGAGAAGAG CTTCCTTTGAGTCATGGAGGAAGGAACAACAGAAAGCTTTCCAGGAGAAGAAGATTAATCCTGAACGGCGTAAAGATGACTTCGATATTTCTGAATTGCTAAAGGACTCCAAAGGTGATAAAGGAGTTGCAAATAGAAACAAGGAATCGGATGAATCTATTCCAGCATCAAATATTGTTTCTGACAAAACTTCTCTTCACTCACAAACTCCTGCATCTAGACCACTTGTACCACCTGGTTTTACGAGCACAGTTTTGGAAAGGAATGTTGGAACCAAAAGTTCAATGCACTCCCATTCTTCACAG GTTGGGAGTTCTGAAATTGATGGCAACCTTTCAGAGTCCAAAGGCAGCCTTCTTATAAATGGGATTTCTGATGATCTTTTGGGCAAACATTCTAAGCAGTGTGAAGAGGAAACTTTGAGTGAGCAGAGGCTTGAAAGTAAAAACATTCACCTTTTAGACAATATTAAGAGTGTGAAGGCTCCAAATACCCCATCAGCTTTAGATAAATTTAATGACACAATAAGCAAGGATTCCCAAATATACAAGAGTTCTAGTCTTTCAGAAGCCTTTATAGCCCCTGGGAATGGTGAAGTAACTGAACTTGATTCCAAGAAGCTCGTTGCTGATAAAATTGTGACTGAAACCAACCAGGATGGTTCAATTTCAATTCTAGACAAGCTTTTTGGAACTGCTGTAACAGCAAATGGAGGTGGCTCCACTAATATCACTGCG CCTAATGACAGCAACACAGATGAGACATGGGCCTCTGACAATTCGCATTCTTCTAAGTTTGCTCATTTGTTTCTTGATGAAG AAAAGAAGCCTACAGATGATTTCTCCCTTGGCAGGCCAAAAGACTTGCTCTCTTTTATTCAGGGTGGTGAAAAAGGTGGTTCCCATGATAGGATAGCTACTAGGCATGTAGAGGCAAACTTTCCATTTGAAAACTCTGAACCTGCGGACGGGCATGTTATATCAAATTTGATGTCTCCTAGAATTGAAAACTCTGAGCAATCATGGAATATTAAGGATGTCAATAAATTAGCAGCAGTTCCAACTGTCCTGACATGCGAGGATCTTGAAAAGTCAATTCTGTCCGAAGGCACTGAAAATGATCCGAGGTTGCCTCCTGCTATTGAAGGACGGAAAATAGCTGATGTCAAATGTGAGAAGCAAGAAGTTATTATTGACAATCATGCATCCCAGCACCTTCTTTCATTGTTACAAAATAAAACAAGTGTGAAAAACATAGTATCACCTTCCAATCTTGACGTTGGGTCTCCAGAAAGGGTACACACTGTTGAAACAGCAAGTGTTGATATGGCACCTTGTGATTCAATAGACACAAATGCAGAAAATGCTTCCAGTTCAGGGAAGAGTCTAACTCTTGAAACACTTTTTGGAAGTGCTTTCATGAAAGAACTACAATCAGTTGGAGCACCAGCTTCTATTCAGAGGGCCTCAACGGATTCTGCAAGAGTTGATATATCCGAATCTAACTGGCTTCCCCCACATGTTACAGATGACAGTCTTCTTCCTTCTGCAGGTCACATTGTGTCAAACAGgactaattttgaaaaaaatattttaccatTTACCCAGAGAGAGCGAATGAAATCTGATGGCATTGAAGAGCATTTGTTAGGCTATAATGATGCTCCATCTGCAGCAGATTCATCACGTATCCGAGCTGGATTAGGATCTAAACTTGGTGGTTTTGATGGATCTGCTGAAATTGGACTTCCTGAAGAGGATAGTTTGCTTGGTGTCAGTAGTCCTGTGAAACTCCAGAATTTCATGGCTGGTAGTGCAAAATCAGAGTTACTGCCCTCCCAAGAGACACCGATTGATGTTGCTGAGAAGCTAGTAGCTTTAAAGGCCATCTTCCAGGATGAAAGACCTGTGGTAGGAGGGAAAGAAGGTCCCGTTTTTCTTCCTGGTCCCTATGACATGAGGGATCCAGATATTCCATCACTAAATGTCCAACGATCTTCTCCACTGCTTCGTCCTCAATTGAATCATGGAGGTCCTATGCTTCATCCATTAGATTCTCATCGCTCTAACATCGGTTCTCAGGTGAAGTTCGTGGCTCCAGAAGGCATGATCCATCATGATGCCCCACCAAATCATCATTTACCTGCAAATATGCTTCATCCTCTCCATCATCCTAGCAGTGGACTAACTGGATTTGATCCTCCGATTCATCATCCTATGTTACAACAAATGCATATACCCGGAAACTTTCCTCCAATCATGCAACGTGGAATTCCCTGTGTTCCACCGCTGGCACCTCATTCAACTAATCAGATGGCTGGTTTGCTACCTGAATTGAATCCAATGCATGGTTTTCCATTGGGGCATGGTCACCGGCAGCCCCAACCCAACTTTGCTGGTCTTGGAATGCCTCCAG GTAATGATGTCGGCAGTGGGAGCCATCATCCTGAGGCATTGCAGAGGCTTATTGAGATGGAACTCAGGTCAAAGTCGAAGCAGATGGGCCCTTTTGGTGCACCTGGCCATAGTCAAGGCCAAGGTATGTATGGTCATGAGCCAGACATGGGTTTTCAGTATAGATAA
- the LOC107923855 gene encoding protein REVEILLE 5 isoform X2: protein MVSVSPNPAPGFYFFDPMNMGLPGLSSLRPANAVAPPPPTTGSPYLEDPSKKIRKPYTITKSRESWTEQEHDKFLEALQLFDRDWKKIEAFVGSKTVIQIRSHAQKYFLKAQKNGATEHVPPPRPKRKSAHPYPQKAPKNAAVVPQVVGPFQSSSALLESGYTYRLDSSSVLEKPIAKGAWSSRGYDSVPPVTVSQRTKDDATFAGPNIAPNCCYSSSKESTPSIWSFGETIAQGDHRKQSRVHSREKASFKIWLCQIFLRCTLSLAVSLTPVQVGTCRY from the exons ATGGTGTCCGTGAGCCCCAACCCGGCTCCTGGGTTTTACTTTTTCGATCCCATGAATATGGGTCTTCCTGGTCTTAGTTCTCTGCGGCCTGCCAACGCGGTGGCGCCTCCTCCCCCTACTACCGGTTCGCCGTATTTGGAGGATCCGAGTAAGAAGATCCGGAAGCCTTACACTATTACCAAGTCGAGAGAAAGCTGGACTGAGCAGGAGCACGATAAGTTTCTCGAAGCTCTTCAATT ATTTGATCGTGATTGGAAGAAGATTGAAGCATTTGTTGGGTCCAAGACAGTAATCcaa ATCCGTAGCCATGCACAAAAGTATTTCCTTAAGGCTCAAAAAAATGGGGCAACTGAACATGTACCTCCCCCTCGGCCAAAAAGGAAATCAGCTCATCCGTACCCACAAAAAGCTCCCAAAAATG CTGCTGTTGTACCCCAAGTGGTTGGACCGTTTCAATCTTCATCTGCCTTGCTTGAATCTGGTTATACCTACAGACTAGATTCATCATCAGTGCTTGAAAAGCCAATTGCTAAGGGAGCTTGGTCTTCCAGGGGTTACGACTCTGTCCCACCTGTCACTGTTTCTCAACGGACTAAAG ATGATGCAACATTTGCTGGACCAAATATTGCGCCCAATTGCTGTTACAGTAGTAGTAAGGAAAGCACTCCCAGTATTTGGTCATTTGGTGAAACAATTGCCCAAGGGGATCATAGGAAGCAATCTAGAG TTCACTCCAGAGAAAaagcttcattcaaaatttgg TTGTGCCAGATTTTTCTCAGGTGTACACTTTCCTTGGCAGtgtctttgaccccggtgcaAGTGGGCACTTGCAGATATTGA
- the LOC121209727 gene encoding uncharacterized protein, which yields MLRRDSIDRPNCRSGFSNGKPSDNWCKTNFLFIFYQLSSQNPSVFSPAVDANARSPPQKPSVGHKKPLEPLASSQILRMIWPNGGDDISKRQQIKGRQRQVRMKEDVFAVRAAVRGDDISKRQLTTEQAWHRCASGEMGKDEKASSQAGKDLNHKSSSTYGIKHKGQSRA from the exons ATGCTCCGGAGGGACTCAATTGACAGGCCAAATTGCCGGTCAGGTTTCTCAAACGGGAAACCATCAGACAACTGGTGCAAAacaaatttcctttttattttttatcagtTGAGTTCACAGAATCCATCAGTTTTCTCTCCAGCTGTTGATGCCAATGCAAGGAGTCCTCCACAAAAGCCTTCTGTTGGCCACAAGAAACCACTTGAACCTCTTGCTTCATCACAAATCCTGAGAATGATT TGGCCAAATGGGGGAGATGATATATCAAAACGGCAGCAGATTAAGGGGAGACAAAGGCAAG TCCGGATGAAAGAGGACGTCTTTGCTGTACGTGCTGCTGTTAGGGGAGATGATATATCAAAACGGCAGCTAACGACCGAACAAGCCTGGCATAGATGTGCGAGTGGGGAAATGGGAAAGGATGAAAAAGCCAGTTCTCAAGCaggtaaagatttgaaccataaGTCTTCCTCAACATATGGAATTAAGCACAAAGGACAATCAAGAGCCTGA
- the LOC107923854 gene encoding uncharacterized protein isoform X2, protein MAGASGPKVRANDQYHLNRSNEPYHPPRPYKAVPHSRRETKDSYNDETFGSAEFTSEDRAEEERKRRASFESWRKEQQKAFQEKKINPERRKDDFDISELLKDSKGDKGVANRNKESDESIPASNIVSDKTSLHSQTPASRPLVPPGFTSTVLERNVGTKSSMHSHSSQVGSSEIDGNLSESKGSLLINGISDDLLGKHSKQCEEETLSEQRLESKNIHLLDNIKSVKAPNTPSALDKFNDTISKDSQIYKSSSLSEAFIAPGNGEVTELDSKKLVADKIVTETNQDGSISILDKLFGTAVTANGGGSTNITAPNDSNTDETWASDNSHSSKFAHLFLDEEKKPTDDFSLGRPKDLLSFIQGGEKGGSHDRIATRHVEANFPFENSEPADGHVISNLMSPRIENSEQSWNIKDVNKLAAVPTVLTCEDLEKSILSEGTENDPRLPPAIEGRKIADVKCEKQEVIIDNHASQHLLSLLQNKTSVKNIVSPSNLDVGSPERVHTVETASVDMAPCDSIDTNAENASSSGKSLTLETLFGSAFMKELQSVGAPASIQRASTDSARVDISESNWLPPHVTDDSLLPSAGHIVSNRTNFEKNILPFTQRERMKSDGIEEHLLGYNDAPSAADSSRIRAGLGSKLGGFDGSAEIGLPEEDSLLGVSSPVKLQNFMAGSAKSELLPSQETPIDVAEKLVALKAIFQDERPVVGGKEGPVFLPGPYDMRDPDIPSLNVQRSSPLLRPQLNHGGPMLHPLDSHRSNIGSQVKFVAPEGMIHHDAPPNHHLPANMLHPLHHPSSGLTGFDPPIHHPMLQQMHIPGNFPPIMQRGIPCVPPLAPHSTNQMAGLLPELNPMHGFPLGHGHRQPQPNFAGLGMPPGNDVGSGSHHPEALQRLIEMELRSKSKQMGPFGAPGHSQGQGMYGHEPDMGFQYR, encoded by the exons ATGGCAGGAGCTTCTGGTCCAAAGGTTCGAGCTAATGACCAATACCATCTTAATAGAAGTAATGAGCCATACCATCCACCTCGCCCCTATAAG GCTGTACCTCATTCAAGGAGGGAAACTAAGGACTCATATAATGATGAAACATTTGGTTCCGCTGAGTTCACTAGTGAAGATAGAGCAGAAGAGGAAAGAAAGAGAAGAG CTTCCTTTGAGTCATGGAGGAAGGAACAACAGAAAGCTTTCCAGGAGAAGAAGATTAATCCTGAACGGCGTAAAGATGACTTCGATATTTCTGAATTGCTAAAGGACTCCAAAGGTGATAAAGGAGTTGCAAATAGAAACAAGGAATCGGATGAATCTATTCCAGCATCAAATATTGTTTCTGACAAAACTTCTCTTCACTCACAAACTCCTGCATCTAGACCACTTGTACCACCTGGTTTTACGAGCACAGTTTTGGAAAGGAATGTTGGAACCAAAAGTTCAATGCACTCCCATTCTTCACAG GTTGGGAGTTCTGAAATTGATGGCAACCTTTCAGAGTCCAAAGGCAGCCTTCTTATAAATGGGATTTCTGATGATCTTTTGGGCAAACATTCTAAGCAGTGTGAAGAGGAAACTTTGAGTGAGCAGAGGCTTGAAAGTAAAAACATTCACCTTTTAGACAATATTAAGAGTGTGAAGGCTCCAAATACCCCATCAGCTTTAGATAAATTTAATGACACAATAAGCAAGGATTCCCAAATATACAAGAGTTCTAGTCTTTCAGAAGCCTTTATAGCCCCTGGGAATGGTGAAGTAACTGAACTTGATTCCAAGAAGCTCGTTGCTGATAAAATTGTGACTGAAACCAACCAGGATGGTTCAATTTCAATTCTAGACAAGCTTTTTGGAACTGCTGTAACAGCAAATGGAGGTGGCTCCACTAATATCACTGCG CCTAATGACAGCAACACAGATGAGACATGGGCCTCTGACAATTCGCATTCTTCTAAGTTTGCTCATTTGTTTCTTGATGAAG AAAAGAAGCCTACAGATGATTTCTCCCTTGGCAGGCCAAAAGACTTGCTCTCTTTTATTCAGGGTGGTGAAAAAGGTGGTTCCCATGATAGGATAGCTACTAGGCATGTAGAGGCAAACTTTCCATTTGAAAACTCTGAACCTGCGGACGGGCATGTTATATCAAATTTGATGTCTCCTAGAATTGAAAACTCTGAGCAATCATGGAATATTAAGGATGTCAATAAATTAGCAGCAGTTCCAACTGTCCTGACATGCGAGGATCTTGAAAAGTCAATTCTGTCCGAAGGCACTGAAAATGATCCGAGGTTGCCTCCTGCTATTGAAGGACGGAAAATAGCTGATGTCAAATGTGAGAAGCAAGAAGTTATTATTGACAATCATGCATCCCAGCACCTTCTTTCATTGTTACAAAATAAAACAAGTGTGAAAAACATAGTATCACCTTCCAATCTTGACGTTGGGTCTCCAGAAAGGGTACACACTGTTGAAACAGCAAGTGTTGATATGGCACCTTGTGATTCAATAGACACAAATGCAGAAAATGCTTCCAGTTCAGGGAAGAGTCTAACTCTTGAAACACTTTTTGGAAGTGCTTTCATGAAAGAACTACAATCAGTTGGAGCACCAGCTTCTATTCAGAGGGCCTCAACGGATTCTGCAAGAGTTGATATATCCGAATCTAACTGGCTTCCCCCACATGTTACAGATGACAGTCTTCTTCCTTCTGCAGGTCACATTGTGTCAAACAGgactaattttgaaaaaaatattttaccatTTACCCAGAGAGAGCGAATGAAATCTGATGGCATTGAAGAGCATTTGTTAGGCTATAATGATGCTCCATCTGCAGCAGATTCATCACGTATCCGAGCTGGATTAGGATCTAAACTTGGTGGTTTTGATGGATCTGCTGAAATTGGACTTCCTGAAGAGGATAGTTTGCTTGGTGTCAGTAGTCCTGTGAAACTCCAGAATTTCATGGCTGGTAGTGCAAAATCAGAGTTACTGCCCTCCCAAGAGACACCGATTGATGTTGCTGAGAAGCTAGTAGCTTTAAAGGCCATCTTCCAGGATGAAAGACCTGTGGTAGGAGGGAAAGAAGGTCCCGTTTTTCTTCCTGGTCCCTATGACATGAGGGATCCAGATATTCCATCACTAAATGTCCAACGATCTTCTCCACTGCTTCGTCCTCAATTGAATCATGGAGGTCCTATGCTTCATCCATTAGATTCTCATCGCTCTAACATCGGTTCTCAGGTGAAGTTCGTGGCTCCAGAAGGCATGATCCATCATGATGCCCCACCAAATCATCATTTACCTGCAAATATGCTTCATCCTCTCCATCATCCTAGCAGTGGACTAACTGGATTTGATCCTCCGATTCATCATCCTATGTTACAACAAATGCATATACCCGGAAACTTTCCTCCAATCATGCAACGTGGAATTCCCTGTGTTCCACCGCTGGCACCTCATTCAACTAATCAGATGGCTGGTTTGCTACCTGAATTGAATCCAATGCATGGTTTTCCATTGGGGCATGGTCACCGGCAGCCCCAACCCAACTTTGCTGGTCTTGGAATGCCTCCAG GTAATGATGTCGGCAGTGGGAGCCATCATCCTGAGGCATTGCAGAGGCTTATTGAGATGGAACTCAGGTCAAAGTCGAAGCAGATGGGCCCTTTTGGTGCACCTGGCCATAGTCAAGGCCAAGGTATGTATGGTCATGAGCCAGACATGGGTTTTCAGTATAGATAA